In Pyricularia oryzae 70-15 chromosome 2, whole genome shotgun sequence, one genomic interval encodes:
- a CDS encoding CMGC/MAPK/P38 protein kinase: MAEFVRAQIFGTTFEITSRYSDLQPVGMGAFGLVCSARDQLTNQNVAIKKIMKPFSTPVLAKRTYRELKLLKHLKHENVISLSDIFISPLEDIYFVTELLGTDLHRLLTSRPLEKQFIQYFLYQIMRGLKYVHSAGVVHRDLKPSNILVNENCDLKICDFGLARIQDPQMTGYVSTRYYRAPEIMLTWQKYDVEVDIWSAGCIFAEMLEGKPLFPGKDHVNQFSIITELLGTPPDDVINTIASENTLRFVKSLPKRERQPLKNKFKNADPSAIDLLERMLVFDPKKRITATEALAHEYLTPYHDPTDEPIAEEKFDWSFNDADLPVDTWKIMMYSEILDYHNAEAGMQQMDDQFTGQ, encoded by the exons ATGGCGGAATTCGTGCGGGCCCAGATCTTCGGCACCACGTTCGAGATAACTTCGAG atacTCGGACTTACAACCTGTTGGCATGGGCGCATTTGGACTGGTGTG CTCTGCGAGGGATCAACTTACAAACCAGAATGTCGCCATCAAGAAGATTATGAAGCCCTTCAGCACACCTGTGTTGGCAAAGAGGACATACAGAGAGCTCAAGCTGCTGAAGCACCTGAAGCACGAAAAT GTCATCTCGCTCAGTGACATCTTCATCTCGCCGCTGGAGGACAT CTACTTTGTGACAGAACTCCTGGGCACCGACCTGCACAGGCTCCTGACATCCAGGCCTTTGGAGAAGCAGTTCATCCAGTACTTCCTTTACCAAATCATG CGTGGCCTGAAATACGTCCACTCAGCTGGTGTGGTACACAGGGATCTGAAGCCTAGCAATATCCTGGTCAACGAGAACTGCGACTTGAAGATCTGCGACTTTGGTCTTGCTCGCATTCAGGACCCCCAGATGACCGGATATGTTTCCACTAGGTACTACCGCGCGCCGGAGATTATGCTTACTTGGCAAAAATACGACGTCGAGGTAGATATCTGGAGCGCGGGATGCATTTTCGCCGAGATGCTTGAGGGCAAGCCACTCTTCCCTGGCAAGGATCACGTAAACCAATTTTCCATCATCACGGAGTTGTTGGGAACCCCGCCCGACGATGTGATCAACACAATCGCCAGCGAAAAT ACTCTGCGATTCGTCAAGTCACTCCCCAAGCGGGAGCGACAGCCTCTCAAGAACAAATTCAAGAACGCTGACCCATCAG CAATCGATCTGTTGGAGAGGATGCTCGTATTCGATCCCAAGAAGCGTATCACAGCGACAGAGGCATTGGCCCACGAATACCTGACCCCGTACCACGACCCCACCGACGAGCCCATAGCGGAGGAGAAGTTCGACTGGAGCTTCAATGACGCAGACCTACCTGTGGACACATGGAAAATTATGAT GTACTCGGAGATTCTGGACTACCATAATGCGGAAGCTGGTATGCAACAGATGGACGACCAGTTTACCGGCcaataa
- a CDS encoding LAlv9 family protein gives MAVSTGGAEDLMGNGNGTESSRRSSDSMMRSDFVPLVAVVDFHHARGPEVERWFGAPEGFDPAVEYDWSLLPFMALSDGAHASTEEFSYFTLLRPATEASPATSLFGIACTRQMDSSQLINRPADVTRSTVQKAVVVIADHPRSFGMLRERMSIITKAWFDQREFTDVDILRRFQESLAEDKGRGRLASEDEDKDTYLGLSLRELVREFKWQTLVLFKCCLLQPKMLFFGSRCERLCMMQFSLISLIPGLLRHLQDSASPELHSYEDRLSKPTGVKTSDRTSLLAYMGMPLQIFGKGSLFGPYTPLQQLDILADHGTKSYIVGSTNSILLQQKDRYSDILIDLDHNSVSITSQSLKSALSLSSADRRWIESVAAEVNDTWDEANPGRPKTMGYRGSEESIRLQFEDYMLSLMAAVKCRNWQAKHKDNPRMQLSHVEGDPSVDFNPDWIEHWMRTDNYRMWNTYTDDCLFDIAEPKHPCASGLSRLAQQVQDLGLDERFAAAGVVVGRGVAAGKERASTILNKLYSDVEALREAQRKKAEQQQQQAKDNGNGTARNSQDLSGVTRAADLSKSAQPAQTVGARAGAYASSWASWAGEKRKAWARSSSNTAASPPAATTPTTATGGWSFVGRRSSKRDTTSSLASSRLSYSDVNSETEFNLRSPTASVASSGVHVDAQPTPPSDVSIPTSPAAEKRWMFSPEVGGSSSGNLKGLNDGATLVPSTAVTPTTDAANEVLFQAPAASSVSISAAQAGPDKPDEEEEEGEESKPNLFANIETENVWASDTPSSPILLRKPSPEPKASAPVGSKIVFLP, from the exons atggCGGTTTCTACGGGCGGCGCCGAAGACCTCATGGGAAATGGCAACGGCACCGAGAGCAGCAGGAGAAGTAGCGACAGCATGATGCGGAGCGACTTTGTGCCGCTCGTGGCCGTGGTCGATTTTCACCATGCCCGAGGCCCCGAGGTCGAAAGATGGTTCGGCGCCCCGGAGGGCTTTGACCCCGCCGTCGAGTACGATTGGTCCTTACTGCCGTTCATGGCCCTGAGCGATGGTGCGCATGC CTCTACCGAGGAATTCTCCTACTTCACCCTCCTCCGCCCAGCCACGGAGGCTTCCCCAGCGACATCACTCTTCGGAATCGCGTGCACGCGTCAGATGGACTCGTCTCAGTTGATAAACAGACCCGCGGATGTGACGCGGTCGACGGTACAAAAGGCCGTCGTTGTCATCGCAGATCACCCGCGTTCATTCGGCATGTTGCGCGAGCGCATGAGCATCATCACCAAAGCTTGGTTTGACCAGCGAGAGTTCACTGATGTCGATATTCTTCGCCGCTTCCAGGAGAGCCTTGCTGAGGACAAGGGCAGGGGCAGGCTTGCATCTGAGGATGAAGATAAAGATACGTACCTGGGTCTTAGCCTGCGGGAATTGGTCAGAGAGTTCAAATGGCAAACACTAGTGCTGTTTAAGTGCTGTCTACTGCAGCCCAAG ATGCTTTTCTTTGGATCTCGTTGCGAGCGACTATGCATGATGCAGTTTTCTCTTATTTCATTGATACCCGGCCTTCTCCGCCACCTACAAGACAGCGCCAGTCCAGAATTACACAGTTACGAGGACAGGCTATCAAAACCCACTGGTGTCAAGACCAGTGATCGCACGTCCCTCTTGGCTTACATGGGGATGCCATTGCAAATATTCGGCAAG GGAAGCTTGTTTGGCCCCTATACCCCGTTACAGCAATTGGACATATTAGCAGACCATGGTACCAAATCCTACATTGTAGGAAGTACCAATTCCATCCTGCTGCAGCAAAAGGATCGGTACAGCGACATTCTTATCGACCTAGACCACAACTCGGTCAGCATAACATCGCAGTCTCTCAAGTCGGCGCTCTCCCTTTCGTCGGCAGACAGGCGGTGGATCGAATCTGTTGCGGCCGAAGTCAACGACACCTGGGATGAAGCAAACCCAGGGCGCCCCAAGACTATGGGGTATCGAGGTAGTGAGGAGTCGATCAGGCTGCAGTTCGAGGACTACATGTTGTCCTTGATGGCTGCCGTCAAGTGCCGAAACTGGCAGGCCAAGCACAAGGACAATCCTCGAATGCAGTTGTCCCACGTTGAGGGGGACCCTTCGGTTGACTTCAACCCGGATTGGATCGAGCATTGGATGCGAACTGACAACTACCGCATGTGGAACACATACACGGACGACTGTCTGTTTGACATTGCCGAACCCAAACATCCGTGCGCGAGCGGGCTTAGCCGTCTTGCGCAACAAGTCCAGGATCTGGGCTTGGACGAGCGCTTTGCCGCTGCCGGTGTCGTTGTTGGCCGCGGCGTCGCTGCAGGCAAAGAGCGAGCGTCAACGATTCTCAATAAACTATATTCTGACGTTGAGGCCCTGCGGGAAGCTCAACGCAAAAAGgccgagcagcagcaacagcaggccAAGGATAACGGAAACGGTACGGCACGCAATTCTCAGGATCTATCCGGAGTTACACGTGCCGCCGATTTGAGCAAGTCTGCACAACCGGCGCAGACCGTAGGTGCGAGGGCTGGCGCGTATGCCAGCTCGTGGGCCTCGTGGGCCGGCGAGAAGCGCAAGGCCTGGGCGCGATCCAGCAGCAACACGGCCGCCTCACCCCCTGCGGCAACAACTCCTACGACTGCGACTGGCGGCTGGAGTTTTGTGGGCCGAAGGAGCAGCAAGCGAGACACGACTAGCAGCCTTGCCTCGTCGCGCCTGTCGTACTCGGACGTAAACTCGGAGACTGAATTTAATTTACGCAGCCCAACAGCTTCGGTAGCCTCCTCTGGCGTCCACGTCGATGCGCAACCGACGCCCCCGTCTGATGTTTCGATACCGACGTCTCCGGCAGCCGAAAAGCGGTGGATGTTTTCACCGGAAGTGGGTGGTAGCAGCTCCGGGAACCTCAAGGGGCTTAATGACGGCGCTACACTAGTCCCATCGACTGCAGTCACCCCCACAACCGACGCAGCAAATGAAGTGCTATTTCAGGCTCCCGCCGCGAGCTCTGTTTCTATCTCAGCAGCCCAGGCGGGCCCCGACAAGccagatgaagaagaagaagaggggGAGGAGTCAAAGCCCAACCTCTTTGCCAACATCGAGACGGAGAACGTATGGGCTAGCGATACCCCTTCCTCTCCCATCCTTTTGCGCAAGCCCTCGCCCGAGCCAAAGGCCTCGGCTCCCGTCGGCTCCAAGATTGTCTTCTTGCCCTAA
- a CDS encoding pre-mRNA-splicing factor CWC26 — MPSDLASYLADHYLTADPKPSKKRKRKHGDSKKIKEGAGLLIQDDDDDAAWTKPSSRDADADELSAAATIAGTSAEFRRATKSSWKTLGGGGSSKTNTDHEAAAADAILASAAAESAAARDAEDDAPVVEGASVAAVKMSDGTHAGLQTAATVAAQLQRRRAEEKAQYERERAERRAARGGGGDSSGEEETVFRDATGRRIDVTLQREQKRKAEAEKQRAAKEALKGEVQIEEARRRREKLEDAALMPLARGKDDEEMNNAMKSEQRWNDPMMQFMSENDKREAGGTAKTGGRRVKGRPVYKGPAAPNRYGIRPGYRWDGVDRGIGFEAERFKALNRRERTKDLEYNWQMDE; from the coding sequence ATGCCATCGGACTTGGCATCGTACCTTGCCGACCATTATCTCACAGCCGACCCGAAGCCCTCAAAGAAGCGCAAGAGAAAGCATGGCGACAGCAAGAAGATTAAGGAAGGCGCCGGCCTCTTAATccaggacgacgatgacgatgcagCCTGGACCAAACCCTCGAGCCGtgacgccgacgccgacgagcTGAGCGCCGCAGCGACGATAGCAGGGACATCGGCCGAGTTCAGAAGGGCCACCAAGTCGAGCTGGAAGACGCTCGGCGGTGGCGGGAGCAGCAAGACCAACACAGACCATGAGGCCGCCGCAGCAGATGCTATCCTAGCGTCGGCGGCCGCAGAAAGCGCGGCCGCCCGGGATGCCGAGGACGATGCGCCGGTCGTGGAGGGTGCCTCAGTGGCAGCCGTCAAGATGAGCGACGGCACGCACGCAGGGCTCCAGACCGCCGCGACGGTGGCGGCGCAGCTGCAGAGGAGGCGGGCCGAGGAGAAGGCTCAGTACGAGCGGGAGCGGGCGGAGCGGCGGGCtgcgcgcggcggcggcggcgacagcagcggggaggaggagaCGGTTTTCCGAGACGCCACGGGCCGGCGGATAGACGTCACGCTGCAGCGGgaacaaaagagaaaagcaGAGGCCGAGAAGCAGCGGGCGGCCAAGGAGGCGCTCAAGGGAGAGGTTCAGATCGAAGAGGCGCGCAGGCGCCGCGAGAAGCTCGAGGACGCGGCGCTCATGCCTCTGGCCAGAGgcaaggacgacgaggagatgAACAATGCCATGAAGTCCGAGCAGAGGTGGAACGATCCCATGATGCAGTTCATGAGTGAAAACGACAAGAGGGAGGCTGGAGGCACAGCAAAGACTGGAGGCAGGCGAGTCAAGGGCAGGCCGGTTTACAAAGGACCTGCGGCTCCCAACAGATATGGGATACGGCCAGGCTACCGCTGGGACGGCGTCGACCGTGGCATTGGTTTCGAGGCTGAACGgttcaaag
- a CDS encoding Pro-apoptotic serine protease NMA111: MRKAFIAGLSRSLASNSSFARTSIYRLSRSNLCAAATTTSLTLTLNRAQPTSSPVPVGSLCLYSSSATTPATAAHHAPRDTSAIDTSKMNGPTSQRAKRKQGSASSLDDRPPKHQRALNGAKQQSTGDNTPEEDMYDQGLDDEDLLAQALLPSVGPDTVEWQATIQKVVSNVVSIRFCQTCSFDTDAALTSEATGFVVDAERGYILTNRHVVGSGPFWGYCIFDNHEEVDAYPVYRDPVHDFGILKFDPKAIKYMPVAALPLRPDLAKVGVEIRVVGNDAGEKLSILSGVISRLDRNAPEYGEGYSDFNTCYYQASAAASGGSSGSPVVNIDGFAVALQAGGRADGASTDYFLPLDRPLRALQCLQQGKPITRGDIQCQFLLKPFDECRRLGLAPEWEAQMRKAFPKETNLLVAEIILPEGPSSNKVEEGDVLLKVNEELITEFIRLDDILDSNVGKPVKLLLQRGGEDVEVEVDVGDLHSITPDRFVSVAGGSFHSLSYQQARLYGVACKGVYVCEATGSFRFETSDNGWILQTIDNKKVPDLETFIQVVKNIPDKARVVVTYKHLRDLHTLNTTIIYVDRHWSSKMKLAVRNDDTGLWDFTDLADALPPVPPVPRKASFIQLEHTSHPAVAELVRSFVHVTCTMPMKLDGFPKNRKWGMGLVIDAEKGLVVISRAIVPYDLCDISITIGESIVVEGKVVFLHPLQNYAIIQYDPKLVDAPVQSAKLSSEEITQGASTYFIGYNRIGRVVHTATTVTEIFAVAIPANSGAPRYRAVNVDAITVDTNLSGQCGSGVLVAPDGTVQALWLTYLGERSPSTHRDEEYHLGLATPTLLPVVKQIQQGIVPKLRMLSVEFRSIQMAQARIMGVSEEWIQQVSLANTSHHQLFMVTKRTFERDQDENSGALLEGDILLTLNDKLITRISELDIMYSHEFLGAVIVRETKELKLKLPTVAADDVETDHAVSFCGAIFHRPHQAVRQQISKLYSEVYVSARTRGSPSYQYGLAPTNFITHVNGKRTPDLKTFLAAVTAIPDNTYFRLKAVTFDSVPWVVTMKKNEHYFPTVEWIKDSSEDCGWRRVTYEGGKAMEGEPSEGVPAVEEEAGGAVDDDVPMAAVEK; encoded by the exons ATGCGGAAAGCCTTTATTGCAGGGCTGAGCAGGAGTCTCGCAAGTAATAGCTCATTCGCCCGTACATCTATTTACCGCCTCTCCCGTTCCAATctctgcgccgctgccacgacaacGTCCTTGACCCTCACACTCAACCGTGCCCAACCAACCTCCAGCCCCGTCCCCGTTGGCTCGCTGTGCCTCTACTCCTCGAGCGCAACCACCCCGGCGACTGCTGCACACCACGCGCCTCGCGATACCTCCGCCATTGACACGTCCAAGATGAACGGCCCAACCTCGCAGCGCGCCAAGAGGAAACAGGGGTCGGCCTCGTCGCTTGACGACCGTCCGCCCAAGCACCAGCGAGCCCTGAACGGCGCGAAGCAGCAGTCCACCGGCGATAACACCCCGGAGGAGGACATGTACGATCAGGGTCTTGATGATGAGGATCTACTCGCCCAGGCTCTTTTGCCATCCGTCGGCCCAGATACCGTCGAGTGGCAGGCCACCATACAAAAGGTTGTCAGCAATGTCGTCTCGATCCGGTTCTGTCAGACTTGCTCGTTCGATACCGATGCTGCTCTCACGAGCGAGGCGACTGGTTTTGTAGTGGACGCTGAACGAGG ATATATCTTGACAAACCGCCACGTCGTCGGCTCTGGCCCCTTTTGGGGATATTGCATCTTTGACAACCACGAGGAGGTTGACGCTTATCCGGTTTATCGCGATCCTGTCCACGATTTCGGTATCCTCAAATTTGATCCGAAGGCCATCAAGTACATGCCAGTCGCAGCGCTTCCGCTTCGTCCGGACTTGGCCAAAGTTGGTGTCGAAATCAGGGTCGTTGGTAACGATGCCGGTGAGAAACTCAGTATTCTTTCAGGTGTCATAAGTCGTCTGGACAGGAATGCCCCTGAATACGGCGAGGGCTATTCAGACTTCAACACATGTTACT ACCAAGCAAGTGCGGCTGCGAGTGGTGGCAGTTCTGGTAGTCCTGTTGTCAACATCGATGGCTTCGCCGTTGCTTTACAAGCAGGTGGTAGAGCTGACGGGGCATCCACCGACTACTTTTTGCCCCTCGATCGCCCACTTCGAGCTCTCCAGTGCCTACAACAGGGCAAACCCATCACCCGTGGTGATATTCAGTGTCAGTTCCTGCTGAAGCCGTTTGATGAGTGCCGCCGTCTCGGCTTGGCACCCGAATGGGAGGCACAGATGCGCAAAGCGTTCCCCAAAGAAACAAACTTGCTGGTCGCCGAGATCATCCTACCTGAGGGTCCCTCATCTAACAAGGTGGAGGAAGGTGATGTTCTCCTCAAGGTCAATGAAGAGCTCATCACCGAGTTCATCCGCTTGGACGACATCCTCGACTCAAACGTCGGCAAGCCCGTTAAACTGCTGCTGCAGCGCGGTGGAGAGGATGTGGAGGTTGAGGTTGACGTCGGAGATCTTCACAGCATCACTCCTGATCGCTTTGTTTCAGTGGCCGGCGGCAGCTTTCACAGCCTGTCATACCAGCAGGCACGCCTCTACGGCGTGGCCTGCAAGGGAGTCTACGTGTGTGAGGCTACGGGTTCCTTCAGGTTCGAGACAAGCGACAATGGATGGATTTTACAAACCATCGATAACAAGAAGGTTCCCGACTTGGAAACCTTCATCCAAGTGGTCAAAAACATCCCCGATAAGGCGCGTGTCGTGGTGACCTACAAGCACCTGCGCGATCTGCACACCCTCAACACCACCATCATCTACGTTGACCGCCACTGGTCCTCCAAAATGAAACTGGCGGTGCGGAACGATGACACAGGCCTCTGGGATTTCACAGACCTGGCCGATGCTCTTCCGCCCGTTCCGCCCGTCCCTCGCAAAGCATCTTTCATCCAGCTCGAGCATACCTCACATCCTGCAGTTGCGGAACTTGTCCGCTCGTTCGTCCATGTAACGTGTACAATGCCGATGAAGCTTGATGGCTTCCCCAAGAATCGCAAGTGGGGTATGGGTCTTGTTATCGACGCCGAGAAGGGCTTAGTTGTCATCTCTCGGGCGATTGTACCATATGATCTTTGTGACATCTCTATCACCATTGGTGAATCCATCGTGGTCGAGGGCAAAGTGGTCTTCCTTCATCCTCTGCAAAACTACGCGATTATCCAGTACGACCCCAAGCTGGTAGACGCTCCGGTGCAGAGCGCCAAGCTGAGCTCGGAAGAGATTACACAAGGCGCCTCAACATACTTTATTGGTTACAATAGAATCGGCCGTGTGGTTCACACTGCCACCACGGTCACCGAAATCTTCGCAGTCGCCATTCCTGCCAACAGCGGAGCTCCTCGCTACCGCGCTGTCAATGTGGACGCGATAACCGTTGATACCAATCTGAGTGGGCAGTGTGGAAGCGGCGTGCTCGTTGCTCCTGATGGTACGGTACAGGCCTTGTGGTTGACATACCTGGGAGAGCGTTCCCCTTCGACCCACAGGGATGAAGAGTACCATCTGGGTCTGGCAACACCAACCTTGCTGCCGGTCGTCAAACAAATACAGCAAGGCATTGTCCCCAAACTCCGCATGTTGTCTGTCGAGTTCAGGTCCATCCAGATGGCCCAGGCTCGCATCATGGGAGTTTCAGAGGAGTGGATCCAGCAGGTCTCGCTGGCCAACACGTCGCACCACCAACTTTTCATGGTGACGAAGCGGACATTCGAGCGTGACCAGGATGAAAATAGCGGCGCGCTGCTCGAGGGTGACATCCTGCTCACCCTGAACGACAAGTTGATTACTCGCATATCTGAGCTGGACATCATGTACTCACACGAATTCCTCGGCGCCGTCATTGTGCGAGAGACCAAGGAGCTCAAGCTCAAGCTGCCGACTGTGGCGGCCGACGATGTCGAGACTGATCATGCTGTCTCATTCTGTGGTGCCATCTTCCATCGCCCGCACCAAGCAGTTCGTCAACAAATCAGCAAACTCTACAGCGAGGTTTATGTTTCTGCAAGGACCCGCGGTTCGCCATCTTATCAGTATGGCTTGGCTCCTACCAACTTTATCACCCATGTAAACGGCAAGAGGACGCCGGACCTCAAAACCTTCCTTGCGGCCGTTACCGCTATTCCTGACAATACAT ACTTCCGTCTCAAGGCTGTTACATTTGACAGCGTTCCATGGGTTGTGACGATGAAGAAAAACGAGCATTATTTCCCCACAGTCGAATGGATCAAGGATAGTTCCGAGGACTGCGGGTGGCGTCGTGTCACATACGAGGGCGGCAAGGCCATGGAAGGCGAGCCGTCTGAGGGTGTTCCGGCCGTCGAGGAAGAGGCTGGAGGCGCCGTCGACGATGACGTCCCGATGGCTGCTGTGGAGAAATAG